Part of the Gemmatimonadota bacterium genome, GATACCTTCATTTCGAGGGCATCGTCCCCGACGAGATCAACCGGCGCACCTGTGATTACCTGAACGGGAAGCTCCCGATCAATCCGTGTTACATGCCCGACGGCATGACCCGGGAAGACCTGGTTCGTATCCGCGGCACCCATGAGCCGAGTTCGATTCTGCTCGAGGACTGGTTCATCGAACACGTCCTGCTCAACCCGGTGCTGTGCGGCGCACTGCGCTCGCTGCTTGGCCGGCACGTGGGCCTGCCCGTGCTGGTCAGCAACCACCGGGTGGAGTGTCCCGAAGGTCCGCAGAACTGGCACCACGACGCCGATCACGTGTTCGGTCCGGAGGTCCATTTCGTCGAGGTGTTTTATTTTCCCCAGGATACCCCGGATGAAATGGGGCCCACCGAATTCACGCCCGGTTCCCATCTCCGAACGACCCGGCGAGGGCAGGAGGAGAACGGCGTGCTGTGTTCGGGTCCCGCCGGCACCATCGGCCTGCATTCGCAGAGCATCCTCCACCGACGGGGTACGTCCACGGCGACCGGCCTGCGGCACATGCTGAAATACAGCTACTGGCGTACGGTACCGCCCGCGCGGGACTGGATCGCCGAAGCCGATTTCGACTTCAGGCACGCCGATTACGGGGGACATGGATCCGCCCGTTACGTGGCCCACATGTTCTACTGGCTCTGTGGCAAGGGAGACGAATACCGTCTTATCGGCGGCCAGGCGTGGCCCTGGAAAACGATCAACCAGATCGGGCCCTCGTACGGTTTCGGACATACGGAGGGATATCTTCCCGACTGGCGCGGGAACAACGACGACGATTATGCCCGGTAGACCTGTACGTCGGGCATGGATGAGCGATCGCACGGGGACAGGCGCGCAGTGGCCTGTGCGCATCCTGCAGTTGTTTTCATGACATCTCAATCGCAGAAGGTCCGATTTGTCCGTCATCTCCGAAAAACGGCCCCGTTTCACGCCTGAAGAGGCCGCCGAACTCGCCCTTTCCCTGTACGGTGTGACCGGCACGCTGAGCCCATTGCCCAGCGAACGGGACCAGAATTTCCGGCTGACCGCCGATAACGAAGAGGTTTTCGTCCTGAAGATCTCCGGGGCTGGCGAGAAGCGCGGCATTCTCGAACTGCAGCACGACGCCCTCGACCACCTGGCCGGGCGGTTCGACGAAACCGAGTGGCCGCGGGTCTGCCGGACAAAGGACGACAGCGGCATCACACGGATCGACGGGCGGAACGGACTGCGACACCTGGTCCGGATGCTCACGTACATCGACGGCTGGCCCCTGTGCGACGTCAAGCCGCACAGTCCCGGCCTGCTGCGGGACCTGGGCGTCTTTCTGGCCCGGCTTACCCGCGCATTAGCCGACTTCTCCCACGTGGAAAAACAGCCTGATCTCATCTGGAACATGGACAATGGCCCGGAAGTCGTTCATCGATTCGCCGACCTGATCCCCGACTCCGGCCGCCGCCGGCTGGTCACAGGCTTCTGCGAAGCGTACGAAAGCGCCGTCGGTCCCCATCTCGCATCGCTTCCGCGCCAGGTCATACACAACGATGCGAACGACCAGAACGTACTGGTCCGCCTCGCCCATCCCGATGATCCCGCGTCCAGTGAACACAGGATAGCCGGACTGATCGATTTCGGCGACATGGCTCAGTCCTGCGCGCTCTACGAGCCGGCCGTCGCCGCCGCCTATGTCATGCTCGGCAAGTCGGAGCCTCTGTCGGCCGCCGCGCACGTCGTAGCCGGGTACCATGCCGAGCACCCGTTGACGGACTTGGACCTGAAACTGCTCTACCACTGCGCCGTGATGCGGCTGTGCATGAGCGTGGCCATATCGGCCCATCAGCAAGTCGCCGAACCGGAAAATACCTACCTCTCCGTCAGCGAGAAGAACGCCTGGGATCTCCTCAAAAAACTCGAGGGCACGTCCCCATCCTTCGTCGAATACCTGTTTCGGGACGCCTGCGAACTGCCGCCGTGTCCGCAGACCCCGGGTATCGAAGCGTACCTTGCCTCGAAGCGCGGCAGCTTCGCGCCGGTCATGGGCCCCGACGTGGACCTTTCCACCGCCGTCGCGTTCGATCTCA contains:
- a CDS encoding phytanoyl-CoA dioxygenase family protein, which codes for MDYDASRRSFDCEPTLSDSEVLRFCRDGYLHFEGIVPDEINRRTCDYLNGKLPINPCYMPDGMTREDLVRIRGTHEPSSILLEDWFIEHVLLNPVLCGALRSLLGRHVGLPVLVSNHRVECPEGPQNWHHDADHVFGPEVHFVEVFYFPQDTPDEMGPTEFTPGSHLRTTRRGQEENGVLCSGPAGTIGLHSQSILHRRGTSTATGLRHMLKYSYWRTVPPARDWIAEADFDFRHADYGGHGSARYVAHMFYWLCGKGDEYRLIGGQAWPWKTINQIGPSYGFGHTEGYLPDWRGNNDDDYAR